The Teredinibacter sp. KSP-S5-2 genome includes a window with the following:
- a CDS encoding 2OG-Fe(II) oxygenase, whose product MNALSQSVSEVDGFNEDTLFARIAEDILQTGYSINPAALPPTLTEALYRHSQLMSPSQFVSAGIGRADDYLKNDFVRTDEICWITGESEAGTAWLHWCAELQKYLNRRLFLGLFSFESHFAHYKAGDFYKRHVDAFKGESNRKLSVVVYLNSNWYTEDGGELVIYQNWQEEKGIRVTPLMGTVVVFLSEEFPHEVLPAKRDRYSIAGWFRVNTSVAERVDPPQ is encoded by the coding sequence ATGAACGCATTATCTCAATCTGTTTCAGAGGTTGATGGTTTCAATGAAGATACGCTGTTCGCACGTATTGCAGAGGATATTTTACAAACAGGCTATAGCATAAATCCGGCAGCGCTCCCGCCAACTTTGACCGAAGCTCTGTACCGCCATTCGCAACTCATGAGCCCGTCACAATTTGTCTCTGCTGGCATAGGTCGGGCGGATGACTATTTAAAGAATGATTTTGTCCGTACCGATGAAATATGCTGGATAACAGGTGAGTCTGAAGCAGGCACAGCCTGGTTACACTGGTGTGCGGAATTACAAAAATACCTAAATCGCCGCTTATTTCTTGGCTTGTTCTCCTTTGAGAGTCACTTTGCACATTACAAAGCGGGCGACTTTTATAAGCGTCATGTGGATGCCTTTAAAGGCGAAAGTAATCGCAAATTATCGGTAGTGGTGTATTTGAACTCCAACTGGTACACCGAGGATGGTGGGGAGTTGGTGATATACCAGAACTGGCAGGAGGAGAAAGGTATTCGGGTAACGCCCTTGATGGGAACTGTTGTGGTTTTCCTCAGTGAGGAGTTTCCCCATGAGGTTCTGCCAGCCAAGCGGGACCGGTATTCCATCGCCGGGTGGTTCAGGGTGAATACGTCAGTGGCGGAAAGAGTCGACCCTCCTCAATAG
- a CDS encoding cytochrome ubiquinol oxidase subunit I, which translates to MIDESVVDLSRLQFAITAFYHFLFVPLTLGLAFILAIMESVYVMTGKQVYKDMVKFWGKLFGINFALGVTTGLTMEFQFGTNWAYYSHYVGDVFGAPLAIEGLMAFFLESTFIGLFFFGWDRLTKLQHLVVTWLVALGSNLSALWILIANGWMQNPVGAEFNFETMRMEMASFSDVIFNPVAQVKFVHTVAAGYVTGAMFVLAISAYYMLNKRDLPFARRSFAIASSFGMASILSVIVLGDESGYELGDVQETKLAVIEAEWETHPAPAAFTVVGFPNEDTMTTDFAIKIPFALGLIATRSIDEEVTGIKDLIVRHEQRIRNGMVAYDLLEQLKSGEKSAENIDAFNRVKSDLGYGLLLKKYTESVSDASEEQIKQAARDTIPAVAPMFWSFRIMVGLGLLMLILIGLSFYHATKHNAEHQRWLLKALIICLPAPWIASEMGWFVAEFGRQPWSIGEVLPTALSVSSRSAGDLWLSLSGFIIFYSGLLVVEMYLMIRFARLGPSSLGTGRYYHEQKNLEEVNAEVGHA; encoded by the coding sequence ATGATTGATGAATCCGTGGTGGACTTATCGCGTCTGCAATTTGCGATAACCGCGTTTTACCATTTTTTATTTGTGCCGCTGACTTTGGGGTTGGCATTCATTCTCGCCATTATGGAATCTGTTTATGTCATGACAGGCAAGCAGGTATACAAGGATATGGTGAAGTTCTGGGGCAAGTTATTCGGCATCAACTTTGCGCTCGGTGTCACGACCGGTTTAACCATGGAGTTTCAGTTTGGTACTAACTGGGCTTATTACTCACACTATGTTGGTGACGTGTTTGGCGCGCCTTTAGCAATTGAAGGCTTGATGGCGTTTTTTCTTGAGTCGACATTTATCGGTTTGTTCTTTTTTGGCTGGGACAGATTAACCAAGCTACAGCATCTAGTGGTGACTTGGTTAGTGGCGTTGGGTTCCAATTTATCGGCTTTGTGGATTCTGATTGCCAATGGCTGGATGCAAAACCCGGTAGGTGCGGAATTTAACTTTGAAACCATGCGCATGGAAATGGCGAGTTTTTCCGATGTGATTTTTAATCCGGTTGCTCAGGTCAAGTTTGTACACACCGTTGCGGCGGGTTACGTCACCGGTGCCATGTTTGTATTGGCGATTTCCGCCTATTACATGCTGAACAAGCGCGACCTACCTTTTGCCCGGCGTTCCTTCGCCATTGCATCCAGTTTTGGTATGGCGTCGATTTTGTCCGTTATTGTTTTAGGCGATGAATCTGGTTATGAGCTTGGGGATGTTCAGGAAACCAAGTTAGCCGTTATTGAAGCGGAATGGGAAACGCACCCGGCGCCGGCGGCGTTTACGGTGGTGGGATTTCCAAATGAAGACACCATGACCACCGACTTCGCGATAAAAATTCCCTTTGCTCTGGGATTAATTGCCACACGATCGATTGATGAAGAAGTGACAGGCATTAAGGATTTAATTGTTCGTCATGAGCAGCGCATTCGCAATGGCATGGTGGCTTACGATTTATTGGAACAACTTAAATCGGGTGAGAAGAGTGCGGAAAACATTGATGCGTTTAATCGTGTTAAATCCGATTTAGGTTATGGCTTGTTGTTAAAGAAATATACGGAATCGGTTAGCGACGCATCGGAAGAACAAATAAAACAAGCTGCTCGGGATACCATTCCCGCTGTTGCGCCCATGTTTTGGAGTTTTCGTATTATGGTGGGCTTGGGCTTACTTATGCTGATCCTTATTGGCTTAAGTTTTTATCATGCCACCAAACACAACGCCGAGCATCAGCGTTGGTTGTTAAAAGCATTAATCATTTGCTTGCCCGCACCCTGGATTGCATCGGAAATGGGTTGGTTTGTTGCTGAGTTCGGGCGTCAGCCCTGGTCAATAGGGGAGGTCTTGCCCACTGCACTGTCGGTATCATCCCGTTCGGCTGGTGATCTCTGGCTGAGTCTTTCCGGTTTTATTATTTTTTACAGTGGCCTGCTTGTTGTGGAAATGTATTTAATGATTCGTTTTGCCCGCCTAGGGCCGAGTTCACTTGGAACCGGGCGTTATTACCACGAACAAAAGAATCTGGAAGAAGTAAACGCGGAGGTTGGCCATGCTTGA
- a CDS encoding MgtC/SapB family protein, producing the protein MNITTILSVITDVSPFEWHSIGASVFCGAVVGLERQIRGKPVGIRTSSLITLGTYLFITSAFLLQGEIVDPSRVIGQVITGIGFLGAGVMLAKDGAVVGVTSAATIWVLASLGVMIGVGYLIPAIKLSLLVVAILYGVDVLEDRLKVLSRGVHSRVKFSFYKGQQNK; encoded by the coding sequence ATGAATATAACAACCATACTTTCTGTAATAACCGATGTATCGCCTTTTGAATGGCACTCCATAGGTGCGTCAGTATTTTGTGGTGCTGTTGTCGGATTGGAGCGGCAAATACGTGGCAAGCCGGTTGGTATTCGCACATCCTCGCTCATTACCCTTGGAACTTATTTATTTATTACCAGTGCCTTCTTGTTACAAGGTGAGATTGTGGATCCGTCCCGCGTTATCGGCCAGGTAATTACCGGTATTGGTTTCCTTGGGGCTGGGGTAATGTTGGCTAAAGACGGTGCAGTGGTGGGTGTGACTTCTGCTGCAACAATTTGGGTTCTGGCGTCCCTTGGTGTAATGATTGGCGTGGGCTATTTGATTCCCGCAATAAAGCTCTCGCTTTTGGTGGTGGCCATTTTATATGGCGTCGATGTATTGGAAGACCGTTTAAAGGTTCTGAGCCGTGGCGTTCATTCGCGGGTTAAGTTTTCTTTTTATAAAGGACAGCAAAATAAATGA
- a CDS encoding DUF3365 domain-containing protein: MRTFLRTTLAIGAGVFFTGSLFVVAEPPVTPPESKMDQIEFDRQAMAKIRSFAIELKTRLKTGIQDGGPTKAIAVCHEEAEKIAAKHSEQGWLVRRVSDRPRNPNNAAQGWEGKMLTDLKKNYDVGSEKKYLSEQVGNEFRLMKSIAIDAVCLTCHGENIQGELKDKLDALYPNDLARGYKMEDFRGAFSVTYTAE, translated from the coding sequence ATGCGCACTTTTTTACGTACCACATTGGCGATTGGGGCAGGAGTATTTTTCACCGGGTCTTTATTCGTTGTTGCTGAACCACCTGTAACACCGCCAGAAAGTAAAATGGATCAAATTGAGTTTGATCGGCAGGCGATGGCTAAGATCCGAAGCTTCGCCATAGAATTAAAAACCCGATTAAAAACCGGGATTCAGGATGGTGGCCCTACGAAAGCCATTGCAGTATGTCATGAAGAAGCGGAGAAGATCGCTGCCAAGCACAGTGAACAGGGCTGGTTGGTTCGTCGTGTGTCAGACCGTCCGCGCAACCCGAATAATGCTGCGCAAGGGTGGGAAGGTAAAATGTTAACGGATCTGAAAAAAAACTACGATGTTGGTAGTGAGAAAAAATACTTGTCCGAACAGGTTGGTAATGAGTTTCGGTTGATGAAAAGCATCGCTATTGACGCCGTGTGTTTGACCTGCCATGGAGAAAACATTCAGGGAGAGTTAAAGGATAAGTTGGACGCCTTGTATCCGAATGATCTTGCCCGAGGGTATAAGATGGAGGATTTTCGTGGTGCTTTTTCCGTGACCTATACCGCTGAATAA
- the cydX gene encoding cytochrome bd-I oxidase subunit CydX, with the protein MWYFTWILGVLLACSFGIVNALWLEVNENLDRESE; encoded by the coding sequence ATGTGGTATTTTACCTGGATTCTTGGTGTGCTATTGGCCTGCTCTTTTGGCATTGTTAATGCTCTGTGGCTTGAGGTGAATGAAAACCTGGATAGGGAATCAGAATAA
- a CDS encoding sigma-54-dependent Fis family transcriptional regulator: MTDTTILNVIQDPAILLDRNYRIIAANNAYLDEFNQRAVGHTCYQISHGYSVPCDQAGESCPLRQASLTGETQRVLHIHNTSHGKEHVDVELIPIQNQRGETEYFVERMKRINELVQHDSHMIGYTASFNQMLNLLNRGAKADISVLLLGESGTGKELAARYLHEKSARADQPFVTVECSGLTETLFESELFGHEKGAFTGALNRKMGLVEAAHGGTLFLDEIGDVPLALQVKLLRLIESGTFRPVGSVEEKHSDFRLICATHKSIDTMVQEKSFRNDLYYRISPFPIQIPALRERRDDIPAIARHLLKGMNKGKHHKKLSKEAEEWLRQQEFPGNIRELRNLLERSTILADGNHIQLQHITPTTPVMDIATNNIEPTFLLEPIKSLVSVEADYLKQVSYHFQGNQRDLAKALGISERTLYRKLAALKPES, from the coding sequence ATGACCGACACAACCATTCTTAATGTCATTCAAGACCCCGCCATTCTGCTCGATCGCAACTATCGAATTATTGCGGCGAACAACGCTTACCTGGATGAATTTAACCAGCGTGCCGTGGGTCACACCTGTTATCAGATTTCACATGGTTATTCGGTACCCTGTGACCAGGCTGGGGAATCCTGCCCTCTGCGACAAGCATCGTTAACCGGCGAAACTCAGCGTGTCTTGCACATTCACAATACCTCACATGGCAAAGAGCATGTGGATGTTGAGTTGATTCCCATACAAAACCAGCGGGGAGAAACCGAGTACTTTGTTGAGCGGATGAAACGGATTAACGAGCTTGTTCAACACGACAGCCATATGATTGGCTACACCGCCAGCTTTAACCAGATGTTGAATCTGCTCAACCGAGGAGCTAAAGCGGATATCAGTGTTTTATTACTTGGCGAATCCGGCACGGGTAAAGAACTGGCTGCCCGTTATTTACATGAAAAAAGTGCTCGAGCCGATCAACCATTTGTGACAGTTGAATGCTCCGGCCTGACGGAGACGCTTTTTGAGAGTGAATTGTTTGGCCATGAAAAAGGTGCCTTTACCGGTGCATTAAATAGAAAAATGGGGCTGGTCGAAGCCGCACATGGTGGAACCTTGTTTCTCGACGAAATTGGTGATGTCCCTTTGGCCTTGCAAGTAAAACTATTGCGTTTAATTGAGTCCGGCACCTTTCGCCCGGTGGGCAGCGTGGAAGAAAAGCATTCGGATTTTCGCCTTATTTGTGCCACGCATAAATCCATCGATACCATGGTGCAGGAAAAAAGTTTCCGTAACGATTTGTATTATCGAATCAGCCCCTTCCCAATCCAAATTCCAGCATTAAGAGAAAGACGCGACGATATTCCTGCAATAGCCCGACACTTATTAAAAGGTATGAACAAAGGGAAACACCACAAAAAACTCAGCAAGGAAGCAGAGGAATGGTTACGGCAGCAAGAATTTCCCGGAAATATTCGCGAATTACGCAACCTGCTTGAACGCTCCACCATTTTAGCGGACGGTAACCACATTCAACTACAGCACATCACCCCCACCACTCCGGTCATGGATATCGCCACCAATAATATCGAACCGACCTTTTTACTTGAGCCAATTAAATCTTTGGTCTCTGTGGAAGCGGATTATCTAAAACAGGTTTCGTATCATTTTCAGGGCAACCAACGGGATTTAGCCAAGGCATTGGGTATTAGCGAACGAACCCTGTATCGAAAACTGGCCGCATTAAAGCCGGAGTCATAA
- the cydP gene encoding cytochrome oxidase putative small subunit CydP produces MNAKPGAQSSIFAIPLVREISLVLIVKLIAIVVIRWLFFSQPVDLGNSEQGIDQHFGLGEQSPVSASQATHGESL; encoded by the coding sequence ATGAATGCTAAACCCGGTGCACAAAGCTCAATCTTTGCCATACCTCTGGTTCGGGAGATATCCCTGGTACTCATCGTGAAGCTGATTGCAATTGTGGTGATTCGTTGGCTGTTTTTTTCGCAACCGGTTGATTTGGGCAATAGCGAACAGGGAATCGATCAGCATTTCGGTTTGGGGGAGCAAAGCCCGGTTTCCGCTTCACAAGCTACTCATGGGGAATCTCTATGA
- a CDS encoding cyd operon YbgE family protein: MSGNHSYFSIESLSCWYWKTVYAFPVRLLTFFVSFLFAGITLAMPLWLTEDAVNHDMISLGMLGMSAGFVVGVGYIPEFWLWRILFNPFSAWLLMGVVVLGVIF; encoded by the coding sequence ATGAGCGGGAATCATTCTTATTTCAGCATTGAAAGTCTGAGTTGTTGGTATTGGAAAACCGTTTACGCATTCCCTGTGCGCCTATTAACATTTTTCGTATCTTTTCTTTTTGCTGGTATTACTTTGGCGATGCCGTTGTGGTTAACTGAAGATGCCGTTAACCACGATATGATCAGTTTGGGAATGCTTGGTATGAGTGCTGGTTTTGTTGTTGGCGTTGGGTATATCCCCGAATTTTGGTTATGGCGAATTCTTTTTAACCCTTTTTCTGCCTGGTTGTTAATGGGTGTTGTTGTGTTAGGGGTGATTTTTTGA
- the cydB gene encoding cytochrome d ubiquinol oxidase subunit II has translation MLDYEMLKIIWWCLIGVLLIGFAVTDGFDMGAVALIRFVGRTDDERRVVLNTVGPHWDGNQVWFITAGGAIFAAWPIVYAVAFSGLYWALLLVLFALFFRPVGFEYRSKIEDLRWRTAWDWLMTAGSAIPALVFGVAFGNLFLGLPFVLDEYMHSAYEGTFWQLLSPFAVLCGVVSLAMLIMHGGCYLQMRTNGELAQRAVKATMISASVTLVAFVLAGVWVANIKGFVVTEMVDPQLAMSPLDKNVVTADGAWLNNYSAMPLTMLAPISAICALLLTLAFSVFKRAGWAFFFSSVALAGIILTAGLSLFPFIMPSSINPDFSLTLWDVVSSKLTLTVMFWVAVIFVPIVLSYTLWGYVKMWRKLDTDFIENNRLGTY, from the coding sequence ATGCTTGATTATGAAATGCTGAAAATTATCTGGTGGTGTTTAATCGGTGTTTTATTAATTGGCTTTGCCGTTACCGATGGCTTTGATATGGGGGCGGTTGCACTGATTCGGTTTGTCGGTCGTACCGACGATGAACGGCGTGTCGTATTAAATACGGTTGGCCCTCATTGGGATGGCAATCAGGTTTGGTTTATTACTGCAGGCGGCGCTATTTTTGCCGCCTGGCCTATTGTTTATGCGGTGGCTTTTAGTGGTTTGTACTGGGCATTGCTTCTGGTGTTGTTTGCACTGTTTTTTCGACCGGTTGGTTTTGAGTATCGGTCAAAAATAGAGGATCTTCGCTGGCGTACTGCATGGGATTGGCTAATGACAGCAGGCAGTGCGATTCCCGCTTTGGTTTTTGGTGTTGCCTTTGGCAATTTATTTTTGGGTTTACCTTTTGTGCTGGATGAGTACATGCACAGTGCCTATGAAGGAACTTTCTGGCAATTGCTTTCTCCCTTCGCGGTATTGTGTGGCGTAGTGAGTCTGGCAATGTTAATTATGCATGGTGGTTGCTATTTGCAAATGCGAACAAACGGCGAACTGGCACAACGTGCAGTGAAAGCGACAATGATCTCTGCAAGCGTTACGCTGGTCGCATTTGTTCTCGCCGGCGTATGGGTGGCAAACATAAAAGGTTTTGTTGTGACCGAAATGGTTGATCCGCAGTTGGCAATGTCTCCGCTGGATAAAAATGTTGTAACTGCCGACGGTGCCTGGCTAAATAATTATTCTGCCATGCCTTTAACCATGCTTGCGCCGATTAGTGCAATTTGTGCTTTGTTGCTCACTTTGGCTTTTAGCGTGTTTAAACGTGCGGGCTGGGCCTTTTTCTTCAGCTCCGTTGCGTTAGCGGGAATTATTTTGACTGCCGGGCTGAGTCTGTTTCCATTTATTATGCCGTCCAGCATTAACCCGGATTTTAGTTTAACCTTGTGGGATGTGGTGTCGAGTAAATTGACCTTAACTGTTATGTTTTGGGTGGCGGTTATTTTTGTTCCTATAGTTTTGAGTTATACCCTGTGGGGATACGTGAAAATGTGGCGAAAATTAGATACTGATTTTATTGAAAACAATCGTCTTGGAACCTATTAA
- a CDS encoding alpha/beta hydrolase, with protein sequence MQSIRSKLVLWLIKHRHFFKFKLSADVVDEHFSVEQFRQDIDRLSAKMRTPKGVIIEKIAIGKIQAEWIRPVDTCTDKVLMYIHGGGFISGSCLTHRMHVAKFANESRLPALVFDYRLAPEHPFPAALEDCEAVYTWLLQQGFTAQNIVVGGESAGATLTLSLLLALKEKQLALPRAAFSISPVTDLRCLADSFTYNASKDIAPIGSWNLWTQYYIADHDPTDPMLSPQFGDFHGLPPVYICVGSHEIHLDDCLNFAAKAKEQGVKVTLKVWPKMVHAFPLLSPLFPEAKQALADICRFIQTPC encoded by the coding sequence ATGCAGAGTATTCGTAGTAAGTTAGTCCTTTGGTTAATCAAACATCGTCACTTTTTTAAATTCAAGCTCTCAGCCGATGTGGTGGACGAGCATTTTTCGGTTGAACAATTCCGTCAAGATATTGATAGGCTGAGTGCGAAAATGCGCACGCCGAAAGGTGTAATCATAGAAAAAATTGCTATAGGAAAAATACAAGCGGAATGGATTCGGCCCGTTGATACGTGCACAGACAAGGTACTTATGTACATTCACGGAGGCGGCTTTATTTCCGGTTCTTGTCTGACTCACCGTATGCACGTTGCAAAATTTGCCAACGAAAGTCGATTGCCCGCGCTGGTTTTTGATTATCGGCTAGCGCCTGAACATCCTTTTCCTGCCGCCTTGGAGGATTGCGAGGCTGTTTATACTTGGTTGTTGCAACAAGGTTTTACTGCGCAAAATATTGTTGTGGGAGGAGAATCTGCGGGAGCAACCTTAACGCTTTCGCTACTTTTGGCATTGAAAGAAAAGCAACTTGCCTTGCCTCGTGCTGCCTTTTCAATTTCCCCCGTGACGGATTTACGTTGTCTTGCAGATTCCTTCACTTATAACGCGAGTAAGGACATTGCGCCTATTGGATCCTGGAATCTTTGGACACAATATTATATTGCTGATCATGATCCAACTGACCCAATGTTATCCCCGCAGTTCGGTGACTTTCACGGCTTGCCGCCAGTGTATATTTGTGTTGGTTCCCACGAAATTCATTTGGATGACTGCCTGAATTTTGCTGCAAAAGCAAAAGAGCAGGGAGTGAAGGTCACCTTAAAAGTCTGGCCAAAAATGGTGCATGCTTTTCCGTTACTGTCGCCGTTATTTCCAGAAGCGAAACAGGCGTTAGCTGATATCTGCCGATTTATTCAGACACCGTGTTAA